In Streptomyces sclerotialus, one genomic interval encodes:
- a CDS encoding TetR/AcrR family transcriptional regulator — protein MSVSTPPPAAPAPRQHGEGAARRTRLSPEREGELYAAVLELVREVGYESLTLDAVATRSRCSKATLYRRWHGKPRLVSAALRHMRPFSLEDLDTGSLRGDVHELARRIGDTKKDIDLMRGITHAVHKDAELAEAMRTALIEPELEVMQAMLDRAVARGEVDADCPAIPFFPHALSGAVFARPMIEQRPADAAYLTRYLDAVVLPALLRN, from the coding sequence ATGTCCGTCTCCACGCCGCCGCCCGCCGCCCCCGCGCCGCGTCAGCACGGGGAAGGGGCGGCCCGCCGGACCCGGCTCTCGCCGGAGCGCGAGGGCGAGCTGTACGCGGCCGTCCTCGAGCTCGTGCGCGAGGTCGGGTACGAGAGCCTCACCCTGGACGCCGTCGCCACGCGCTCCCGGTGCAGCAAGGCCACGCTGTACCGCCGCTGGCACGGCAAACCCCGGCTGGTGTCCGCCGCGCTGCGGCACATGCGGCCGTTCTCGCTGGAGGACCTGGACACCGGCTCGCTCCGCGGCGACGTGCACGAGCTCGCGCGGCGCATCGGGGACACCAAGAAGGACATCGACCTGATGCGCGGCATCACCCACGCCGTGCACAAGGACGCGGAGCTCGCCGAGGCCATGCGCACGGCCCTGATCGAACCCGAACTGGAGGTGATGCAGGCGATGCTCGACCGGGCGGTCGCCCGCGGCGAGGTCGACGCCGACTGCCCCGCGATCCCCTTCTTCCCGCACGCGCTGTCCGGCGCCGTCTTCGCGCGCCCGATGATCGAACAGCGCCCCGCGGACGCCGCGTACCTCACGCGCTATCTGGACGCCGTGGTGCTGCCCGCCCTGCTGCGGAACTGA
- a CDS encoding 4'-phosphopantetheinyl transferase family protein, with product MIDKLLPAPVITAETCHDAPLSDMFPEEWALVDGAVPKRQLEFGTVRGCAREALGRLGFAPAPLLPGPGRAPRWPAGVVGALTHCDGYRAAAVARATDVLALGLDAEPHEPVPDPDVMQLVALPEERDQLARLAALAPGTCWDRLLFSAKESVYKAWYPLARRWLGFEEARLTLDPTDATFTARLLVPGPVVQGREITGFDGRWIIGSGLVVTAVLMPASRP from the coding sequence ATGATCGACAAGCTGCTGCCCGCGCCCGTGATCACCGCCGAGACCTGCCACGACGCCCCGCTCTCCGACATGTTCCCCGAGGAGTGGGCGCTGGTGGACGGAGCCGTACCGAAGCGGCAGCTGGAGTTCGGCACGGTACGCGGCTGCGCCCGCGAGGCCCTGGGGCGGCTGGGCTTCGCGCCCGCCCCGCTGCTGCCGGGCCCCGGCCGCGCGCCGCGCTGGCCGGCCGGCGTCGTCGGGGCGCTGACCCACTGCGACGGGTACCGCGCCGCCGCGGTCGCCCGCGCCACCGACGTGCTGGCGCTCGGCCTGGACGCGGAGCCGCACGAGCCGGTGCCCGATCCGGACGTCATGCAGCTGGTCGCGCTCCCGGAGGAGCGCGACCAGCTGGCCCGGCTCGCGGCGCTGGCGCCCGGTACCTGCTGGGACCGGCTGCTCTTCAGCGCGAAGGAGAGCGTCTACAAGGCCTGGTACCCGCTCGCCCGCCGCTGGCTCGGTTTCGAGGAGGCGCGGCTGACCCTAGACCCGACGGACGCCACCTTCACCGCCCGCCTCCTGGTCCCCGGGCCGGTCGTCCAGGGTCGTGAGATCACCGGGTTCGACGGCCGCTGGATCATCGGCTCGGGGCTGGTGGTGACGGCCGTGCTGATGCCCGCGAGCCGTCCCTGA
- a CDS encoding metallophosphoesterase family protein produces the protein MTYEIRPVPGAAGPPPRPPRGDRAGRVVAVSDLHVRYAENRDIVERLRPVSPDDWLLVAGDLGEYVADIRWALERLSAAFAKVVWVPGNHELWTPSKDPVQLRGVARYEHLVGICRELGVVTPEDPYPVWEGAGGPVVVAPLFLLYDYTFRPPGTATKEAALAVAEEAGVVCTDEFFLHPDPYPTREAWCRARLAATEARLAAVPEELPTVLVNHFPLVREPVRPLRYPEFALWCGTEATADWPRRFRATTVVHGHLHIPRLVMWDGVPHQEVSLGYPREWRPRSGPQGRPVQILPTVTAAAGATGSSV, from the coding sequence GTGACCTACGAGATCCGACCTGTTCCCGGCGCAGCCGGCCCTCCGCCCCGACCGCCCCGCGGCGACCGGGCCGGCCGGGTGGTGGCCGTCAGCGACCTGCACGTCCGGTATGCGGAGAACCGCGACATCGTCGAGCGCCTGAGGCCGGTGTCGCCGGACGACTGGCTCCTGGTCGCCGGGGACCTCGGGGAGTACGTCGCGGACATCCGCTGGGCGCTGGAGCGGCTCAGCGCCGCCTTCGCGAAGGTCGTCTGGGTGCCGGGCAACCACGAGCTGTGGACACCCTCCAAGGACCCGGTGCAGCTGCGCGGCGTCGCGCGCTACGAGCATCTGGTCGGGATCTGCCGGGAGCTGGGGGTCGTCACCCCCGAGGACCCCTACCCCGTCTGGGAGGGCGCGGGCGGCCCGGTCGTCGTCGCGCCGCTCTTCCTCCTCTACGACTACACCTTCCGCCCGCCGGGGACGGCCACCAAGGAGGCGGCGCTCGCCGTGGCCGAGGAGGCGGGCGTGGTCTGCACCGACGAGTTCTTCCTGCACCCCGACCCGTACCCGACGCGGGAGGCGTGGTGCCGGGCCCGGCTGGCGGCCACCGAGGCGCGGCTCGCCGCCGTGCCGGAGGAGCTGCCCACCGTCCTCGTCAACCACTTCCCGCTCGTCCGCGAGCCGGTCCGGCCCCTGCGGTACCCGGAGTTCGCGCTGTGGTGCGGTACGGAGGCGACGGCGGACTGGCCGCGCCGGTTCCGCGCCACCACCGTCGTCCACGGCCATCTGCACATCCCACGGCTGGTGATGTGGGACGGCGTGCCGCACCAGGAGGTGTCCCTCGGTTACCCCCGGGAATGGCGGCCCCGCTCCGGCCCGCAGGGCCGGCCCGTCCAGATCCTCCCCACCGTCACCGCGGCGGCCGGGGCCACCGGGAGCTCCGTATGA
- a CDS encoding DoxX family protein, giving the protein MLLLRLLARPMLASTYVIQGYQTFRNPEPLVPAAEPVVQPIARRVPGLPQQTEQLVKLSGGVQLVAGSLLSIGRLPRLSALAIAATLVPTTLAGHRFWEAEDEQTRTAERIQFLKNLSMLGGLLIAGADTHGKPSLAWQGRHAAQQARREAALRARTARRTHKISSRLPVG; this is encoded by the coding sequence ATGCTTCTACTGCGACTTCTCGCCCGGCCCATGCTGGCCTCGACCTACGTCATCCAGGGCTACCAGACGTTCCGCAATCCCGAGCCGCTGGTCCCGGCCGCCGAGCCGGTCGTCCAGCCGATCGCCCGGCGCGTCCCCGGCCTGCCGCAGCAGACCGAACAGCTCGTCAAGCTCAGCGGCGGTGTCCAGCTGGTGGCGGGCTCGCTGCTGTCGATCGGCCGGCTGCCGCGGCTGTCCGCGCTGGCGATCGCCGCCACGCTGGTGCCCACGACGCTCGCCGGACACCGGTTCTGGGAGGCCGAGGACGAACAGACCCGCACTGCGGAGCGCATCCAGTTCCTCAAGAACCTCTCCATGCTCGGCGGCCTGCTCATCGCCGGGGCCGACACCCACGGCAAGCCGTCCCTCGCCTGGCAGGGCCGGCACGCGGCGCAGCAGGCCCGCCGGGAGGCGGCGCTGCGGGCGCGCACGGCCCGCAGGACGCACAAGATCAGCAGCCGGCTGCCGGTCGGCTGA
- a CDS encoding cytochrome P450: MTEAPAAPADAPAPAFTTRRAPGCPFDPPPVTQELREQAPVTRVSLWNGSVAWLVTRHEEQVALLRDPRISADSQHPGYPSVSASFEATRAHNRTFLTMDEPEHNAQRRRFTGDFTIKRTQALRPRIERIITDLLDAMEQAGPPADLVTAFALPLPSLVICELLGVPYEDHDFFQRCSAVMIDTRSTPEAALAASQELLAYLEELVAAKAERPGDDLLSRLATRYLLTGESTVDECAKQARLLLVAGHETTANMIALGTCALLQHPDQLAAVRDGDPRRVAGAVEELLRYLTITHMGRRRVAVADIEVGGQLIRAGEAVICAGDLANRDPEVFADPDRLDVDRAARAHLAFGSGPHQCLGQNLARIELQLAYPALLRRFPGLRTDRPLEELPFRTDMAVYGLHELPVSW; the protein is encoded by the coding sequence ATGACCGAGGCTCCCGCCGCTCCTGCCGACGCCCCCGCTCCCGCCTTCACCACCCGACGCGCTCCCGGCTGCCCCTTCGATCCGCCTCCCGTGACACAGGAACTGCGCGAGCAGGCGCCCGTGACCCGTGTGTCGCTGTGGAACGGCTCGGTGGCGTGGCTGGTCACCCGGCACGAGGAGCAGGTCGCGCTGTTGCGCGACCCGCGGATCAGCGCGGACAGCCAGCACCCCGGCTATCCCAGTGTCAGCGCGTCGTTCGAGGCGACCCGGGCCCACAACCGTACGTTCCTCACGATGGACGAGCCGGAACACAACGCCCAGCGGCGCCGGTTCACCGGTGACTTCACCATCAAGCGCACGCAGGCCCTGCGCCCGCGCATCGAACGCATCATCACCGACCTGCTGGACGCCATGGAGCAGGCGGGCCCGCCGGCCGACCTGGTCACCGCGTTCGCGCTGCCGCTGCCGTCCCTGGTGATCTGTGAACTGCTCGGCGTGCCGTACGAGGACCACGACTTCTTCCAGCGGTGCAGCGCCGTCATGATCGACACGCGCAGTACGCCGGAGGCCGCCCTCGCCGCTTCCCAGGAGCTGCTGGCGTACCTCGAAGAACTCGTGGCGGCCAAGGCGGAGCGGCCCGGTGACGATCTCCTGAGCCGGCTGGCCACGCGGTACCTGCTCACCGGCGAGAGCACCGTCGACGAGTGCGCCAAGCAGGCCCGGCTGCTGCTGGTCGCCGGGCACGAGACCACCGCCAACATGATCGCGCTCGGTACCTGTGCCCTGCTCCAGCACCCCGACCAGCTGGCAGCGGTCCGGGACGGCGATCCGCGGCGCGTGGCCGGCGCGGTCGAGGAACTGCTGCGGTACCTGACCATCACGCACATGGGGCGGCGCCGCGTCGCCGTCGCCGACATCGAGGTCGGCGGGCAGCTCATCCGGGCCGGCGAGGCCGTGATCTGCGCGGGCGACCTGGCCAACCGGGACCCCGAGGTCTTCGCCGACCCCGACCGGCTCGACGTGGACCGGGCCGCCCGCGCACACCTGGCGTTCGGTTCCGGCCCGCACCAGTGCCTGGGCCAGAACCTCGCCCGCATCGAACTGCAGCTGGCCTACCCGGCGCTGCTGCGGCGCTTCCCGGGCCTGCGGACGGACCGGCCCCTGGAGGAGCTGCCCTTCCGTACGGACATGGCGGTCTACGGGCTCCACGAACTGCCGGTCAGCTGGTGA
- a CDS encoding ferredoxin, with amino-acid sequence MRITIDEDKCCGAGQCVLAAPEVFDQRDEDGIVVLLDAEPPAREHAAVTEAAQICPAAAITLA; translated from the coding sequence GTGCGCATCACCATCGACGAGGACAAGTGCTGCGGGGCCGGGCAGTGTGTGCTGGCGGCGCCCGAGGTGTTCGACCAGCGGGACGAGGACGGCATCGTGGTCCTGCTGGACGCCGAACCGCCCGCGCGGGAGCACGCGGCCGTCACGGAGGCGGCGCAGATCTGCCCCGCGGCAGCCATCACGCTCGCCTGA
- a CDS encoding MarR family winged helix-turn-helix transcriptional regulator, protein MAHTDSPDREPITDLHSALSGLAYVMAGNRTHKRLRSESGVAVDRGSLALLRALAAAPSPLRMGELAEALLVRAPHVTREVRRLEDQGLVRTTPEPGDQRVRRAEVTGQGRDVVLRAEATGRQWLSDALEGFSEEELRITAAVIDRIVDVYRS, encoded by the coding sequence GTGGCACACACCGACTCCCCCGACCGGGAACCGATAACCGACCTGCACTCCGCCCTCTCCGGCCTGGCCTACGTAATGGCCGGAAACCGCACACACAAGCGGCTCCGCTCGGAGTCCGGAGTGGCGGTCGACCGCGGCTCCCTCGCCCTGCTGCGGGCGCTCGCGGCGGCCCCCTCGCCGCTGCGGATGGGCGAACTCGCGGAGGCGCTGCTGGTCCGGGCCCCGCACGTGACGCGCGAGGTCCGGCGCCTGGAGGACCAGGGCCTCGTGCGGACCACCCCCGAGCCCGGGGACCAGCGGGTACGCCGCGCCGAGGTCACCGGCCAGGGCCGGGACGTCGTCCTGCGTGCCGAGGCGACCGGGCGCCAGTGGCTCTCCGACGCGCTGGAGGGCTTCTCCGAGGAGGAACTCCGCATCACCGCCGCGGTGATCGACCGGATCGTGGACGTGTACCGCAGCTGA
- a CDS encoding RDD family protein: MTEPARQYGPATGQGQAAGLVSRTLAAVVDVLVVLAVGLAALLAAGAVRFMVAGPPFALPHLPPRTSSACGAVLAVGYLAGSWLTAGRTAGDRLMGLRVTGRSGRPLGPGRALLRAVLCVAFPWGLLWIPVSRYGRSLQDLAVASVVVHDWHRGPPGRHSPVPGDDRRRGRRLNGPRNPPDP, translated from the coding sequence GTGACGGAGCCCGCCCGGCAGTACGGCCCGGCCACGGGACAAGGGCAGGCCGCGGGGCTCGTCTCCCGTACCCTCGCGGCGGTCGTCGACGTGCTCGTCGTCCTCGCCGTCGGGCTCGCGGCGCTGCTGGCCGCCGGGGCCGTGCGGTTCATGGTGGCCGGGCCGCCGTTCGCGCTGCCGCACCTGCCGCCCAGGACCAGTTCCGCGTGCGGCGCCGTACTCGCCGTCGGCTACCTCGCGGGGAGCTGGCTGACGGCCGGCCGTACCGCCGGGGACCGGCTGATGGGGCTCCGGGTGACCGGCCGGTCGGGACGCCCGCTGGGGCCCGGCCGGGCCCTGCTGCGGGCGGTGCTCTGCGTGGCCTTCCCCTGGGGCCTGCTCTGGATACCCGTCAGCCGGTACGGCAGGTCGCTCCAGGACCTGGCCGTGGCGAGCGTGGTCGTCCACGACTGGCACCGCGGGCCGCCGGGCCGGCACTCACCCGTTCCGGGTGACGACCGGCGGCGTGGACGGCGGCTCAACGGGCCGCGAAATCCACCGGATCCGTAG
- a CDS encoding LuxR C-terminal-related transcriptional regulator — MGCSAERTPLRSGVGRDPLPGPAGRSVPRPRLVARLSAGVLGPLTVLVGPPGSGKTALLREWALTGGAPGPVAWVTCDGGAPGNGAYGSGAEPPGLFWHRVARALSAAGVAVPDRDGTAAPGTGPVPGRPQDCLLPVARLAEGLAARGAPVVLVLDGFPTEAGSPCAAGVLSLLAHAGPALRLVVAARGDPPLHLHRHRLAGGLTELRTGALAFDDQEATALLALHGTALPRRAVASLTRRTEGWAAGLSLAARAMARQPDPERYAAQFSGADEEVVGYVVEEVLDGRPAQVRRLLLTTSVLDRVNAALADAVAGGRAGRHFTALVRENAFLEASGQGWYRYHRTIGEALRKRLDEERPGRAAGPHRRAAAWLGDHGLLADAVRHALAADDRPYAHRLIVHHLAIGQVLGLTAGRLPRGLLAATARPPVTGPLTPADDSTETALVTAASALADGDVPACAAALAHAAGALAGPATDGPAANGTSLGGPAADGDRMLRNRLAYAVIRTQLERYRDPAAAPAAADDARRLLALLPREALADRPELRALVSLVRGSAELRRGRPAAAESALTAGLKAAGAAGNGALRRDCLIELALLAAVRGRFRAAAELAATAQRPPLPVCSPADHSHAALQAVRAWTGLAGAGPPAARNGLPRGGDEDRAREPAVALSRRELDVLAHLARTLTTEEIAAELQLSANTVKTHLKSVYRKLCVTRRSAAVRRARELGLLPPQP; from the coding sequence ATGGGCTGCTCCGCGGAACGGACGCCACTGCGGTCCGGCGTGGGACGGGACCCGCTCCCCGGCCCGGCCGGCCGGTCCGTGCCGCGTCCCCGGCTCGTGGCACGGCTGTCCGCCGGAGTGCTCGGGCCGCTGACCGTACTCGTCGGCCCTCCCGGCTCCGGGAAGACGGCCCTGCTCAGGGAGTGGGCGCTGACGGGCGGTGCGCCGGGCCCGGTGGCCTGGGTGACGTGCGACGGCGGCGCGCCCGGCAACGGTGCGTACGGCAGTGGCGCCGAGCCGCCGGGCCTCTTCTGGCACCGGGTGGCACGCGCGCTGAGCGCGGCCGGCGTCGCGGTACCGGACCGGGACGGCACCGCGGCGCCGGGCACCGGCCCGGTGCCCGGCCGCCCGCAGGACTGCCTCCTGCCGGTGGCCCGGCTCGCCGAGGGACTGGCGGCGCGCGGTGCGCCGGTGGTGCTCGTGCTGGACGGCTTCCCCACGGAGGCCGGTTCGCCGTGCGCCGCCGGGGTGCTGTCGCTGCTCGCCCACGCCGGGCCGGCGCTGCGGCTGGTGGTGGCGGCGCGCGGGGACCCGCCGCTCCACCTGCACCGGCACCGCCTCGCCGGTGGCCTCACCGAACTCCGTACCGGCGCGCTGGCCTTCGACGACCAGGAGGCGACGGCACTGCTGGCACTGCACGGCACCGCGCTCCCCCGCCGCGCCGTGGCGTCGCTGACGCGGCGTACGGAGGGCTGGGCGGCGGGATTGTCCCTCGCCGCCCGGGCCATGGCGCGGCAGCCCGACCCGGAACGGTACGCGGCGCAGTTCTCCGGCGCCGACGAGGAGGTCGTCGGCTACGTCGTGGAGGAGGTGCTGGACGGCCGGCCGGCCCAGGTGCGCCGCCTGCTGCTGACGACGAGCGTCCTGGACCGGGTGAACGCCGCGCTGGCCGACGCGGTCGCGGGCGGCCGGGCAGGGCGGCACTTCACCGCGCTGGTACGGGAGAACGCGTTCCTGGAGGCGAGCGGGCAGGGCTGGTACCGGTACCACCGCACGATCGGCGAGGCGCTGCGCAAGCGGCTGGACGAGGAGCGCCCGGGGCGCGCCGCCGGACCGCACCGCCGGGCGGCGGCCTGGCTGGGCGACCACGGGCTGCTGGCGGACGCGGTACGGCACGCGCTCGCCGCCGACGACCGCCCGTACGCGCACCGGCTGATCGTCCACCACCTCGCCATCGGCCAGGTGCTGGGGCTGACCGCCGGCCGGCTGCCCCGCGGCCTGCTGGCCGCCACCGCCCGGCCGCCCGTCACCGGACCTCTCACACCTGCGGACGACAGCACCGAGACGGCGCTCGTCACCGCGGCGAGCGCCCTGGCGGACGGTGACGTACCGGCCTGCGCCGCGGCCCTGGCGCACGCGGCGGGCGCGCTCGCCGGACCTGCCACGGACGGCCCGGCGGCGAACGGGACTTCCCTCGGCGGCCCGGCGGCCGACGGTGACCGGATGCTGCGGAACCGGCTGGCGTACGCGGTCATCCGTACGCAGCTGGAGCGGTACCGGGACCCCGCAGCGGCCCCGGCGGCGGCGGACGACGCGCGACGACTCCTCGCGCTCCTTCCCCGCGAAGCGCTCGCGGACCGGCCCGAACTGCGGGCGCTGGTCTCGCTGGTGCGCGGCAGCGCCGAGCTGCGGCGCGGCCGGCCGGCGGCCGCGGAGAGCGCCCTGACGGCGGGGCTCAAGGCGGCCGGTGCCGCGGGGAACGGGGCGCTGCGCCGGGACTGCCTCATCGAACTCGCCCTGCTGGCGGCGGTACGCGGACGCTTCCGTGCCGCCGCCGAGCTCGCCGCGACCGCACAGCGGCCCCCGCTGCCCGTCTGCTCCCCCGCTGACCACTCGCACGCCGCGCTGCAAGCGGTACGTGCCTGGACCGGCCTGGCCGGCGCCGGGCCGCCGGCGGCCCGCAACGGGCTGCCGCGAGGCGGTGACGAGGACCGCGCCCGGGAGCCGGCCGTGGCGCTCAGCAGGCGTGAGCTGGACGTCCTGGCCCACCTGGCACGCACCCTGACGACGGAGGAGATCGCCGCCGAACTCCAGCTGTCCGCCAACACCGTCAAGACGCACCTGAAGAGCGTCTACCGCAAGCTCTGCGTCACCCGCCGCTCGGCCGCGGTCCGCCGCGCCCGCGAACTGGGGCTGTTACCGCCTCAGCCGTGA
- a CDS encoding SpoIIE family protein phosphatase, producing the protein MSIEALRGAGGRHELFQGLVESSQDAILVKTVDGEITFWNDAAQRLYGYTPGEAVGSHVGMLVPPDLKDEETGLLERIARGECVEHHETRRTTHDGRVLDIDVSLWPIRSRDGTITAACSVMRDITDRKRAEARVDELAVVVESSQDAILIKSLDGEITFWNAAAQRLYGYTPDEAVGSHVGMLVPPDLKDEEADLLDGIARGVRIEHYETRRTTRDGRVLDIDVTLWPIRSRDGAITAACSVMRDITGRKEAEAQLAELYAQQRHISLALNLMGASKQIPGAQAASRYLPSTHGQGVGGDWLDLIDLGAGRVGVFVGDVMGRGLDAAVVMGQLRSAARALALAGLPPWELMRCLDAFTHDLPEQFVTCVYLEADPAQGEVTVCSAGHLPVLLIEPDAVVSELPVPTGIPLGVGGVPHEQVRLPLRAGTTLALYTDGLVETSDSDIDRRLELVAGTLEEVFATADGLEDAADRVLNTLLPDTAAYADDVTLLLVSFPTAPLDTAETELAGEAFSVPAGRRFLSQRLREWGLAELADTALLLASELLTNGVRHAQGPLTLRVWHSVRELGVEITDGSTPRPRARLAEGMAENGRGLLLVEALADAWGTRPTTHGKTVWFTLLTAAARDGASGPGGTPGPAPQTGSAATAAGAV; encoded by the coding sequence ATGTCAATCGAAGCCCTGCGGGGCGCCGGGGGCCGGCACGAGCTGTTCCAAGGACTCGTGGAGTCCTCGCAGGACGCGATCCTCGTGAAGACCGTCGACGGGGAGATCACCTTCTGGAACGACGCCGCACAGCGCCTGTACGGGTACACCCCCGGCGAAGCCGTCGGCAGCCACGTCGGCATGCTCGTACCCCCCGACCTCAAGGACGAGGAAACCGGTCTCCTGGAGCGCATCGCCCGCGGCGAGTGCGTCGAGCACCACGAGACCCGCCGCACCACCCACGACGGCCGCGTCCTGGACATCGACGTCTCCCTGTGGCCCATCCGCAGCCGGGACGGCACCATCACCGCGGCCTGCTCCGTCATGCGTGACATCACCGACCGCAAAAGAGCCGAGGCACGGGTCGACGAGCTGGCGGTGGTGGTCGAGTCCTCGCAGGACGCGATCCTCATCAAGTCGCTCGACGGAGAGATCACCTTCTGGAACGCGGCCGCGCAACGCCTGTACGGGTACACCCCCGACGAAGCCGTCGGCAGCCACGTCGGCATGCTCGTACCCCCCGACCTCAAGGACGAGGAAGCCGACCTCCTGGACGGCATCGCCCGCGGCGTGCGGATCGAGCACTACGAGACCCGCCGCACCACACGCGACGGCCGCGTCCTGGACATCGACGTGACCCTGTGGCCCATCCGCAGCCGGGACGGCGCCATCACCGCGGCCTGCTCCGTCATGCGTGACATCACCGGACGCAAGGAAGCCGAAGCACAGCTCGCCGAGCTGTACGCGCAGCAGCGCCACATCTCCCTGGCGCTGAACCTCATGGGGGCCTCCAAGCAGATCCCCGGGGCCCAGGCGGCCAGCCGCTATCTGCCCTCGACACACGGGCAGGGCGTCGGCGGGGACTGGCTGGACCTGATCGACCTGGGCGCCGGCCGGGTCGGGGTCTTCGTCGGGGACGTGATGGGGCGCGGCCTGGACGCGGCCGTCGTCATGGGGCAGCTGCGCTCCGCTGCCCGCGCCCTCGCCCTGGCCGGGCTCCCGCCGTGGGAACTGATGCGGTGCCTGGACGCGTTCACCCATGACCTGCCCGAACAGTTCGTCACCTGCGTCTACCTGGAGGCCGATCCCGCACAGGGCGAGGTGACCGTGTGCTCGGCCGGTCATCTGCCGGTCCTCCTCATCGAACCGGACGCAGTGGTCAGCGAACTGCCGGTGCCGACCGGCATCCCGCTGGGCGTGGGCGGTGTGCCGCACGAGCAGGTCCGTCTCCCGCTCCGGGCCGGCACGACCCTGGCCTTGTACACCGACGGCCTGGTGGAGACCTCCGACAGCGACATCGACCGCCGGCTGGAGCTGGTGGCCGGCACGCTGGAGGAGGTGTTCGCCACCGCCGACGGGCTGGAGGACGCCGCCGACCGCGTGCTGAACACCCTCCTGCCGGACACCGCCGCGTACGCCGACGACGTGACCCTGCTGCTCGTCAGCTTCCCCACGGCCCCGCTGGACACCGCGGAGACGGAGCTGGCCGGCGAGGCGTTCTCGGTACCGGCCGGGCGGCGGTTCCTGAGTCAGCGTCTGCGCGAGTGGGGGCTCGCCGAACTGGCCGACACCGCACTCCTGCTGGCTTCCGAACTGCTGACCAACGGGGTCCGGCACGCGCAGGGCCCGCTCACCCTGCGGGTCTGGCACAGCGTGCGTGAGCTGGGCGTGGAGATCACCGACGGCAGCACGCCCCGGCCGCGCGCCCGCCTGGCGGAGGGCATGGCGGAGAACGGCCGCGGCCTGCTCCTGGTCGAGGCGCTCGCGGATGCCTGGGGCACCCGGCCCACCACCCACGGCAAGACGGTGTGGTTCACCCTGCTCACGGCCGCGGCCCGGGACGGCGCATCCGGCCCCGGCGGGACACCCGGACCGGCCCCGCAGACCGGGAGCGCGGCCACCGCCGCCGGAGCTGTGTAG
- a CDS encoding GntR family transcriptional regulator yields the protein MARQAKHEELRLALLAETAGAPPHTPLPTEREIATDHGVSRNTVRQALDALEAAGSVYRVQGAGTFVAPPVVSKSLTLTSFSEDMRARDLAPASRLLAAGTVRAGRQIAERLGVAPDSDVVRVSRLRLADGSPMCLENVHFPADRVPGLVDEDLTGSLYALLDERYGLDIRSADQIVRAVDLDETESALLDVPLGSSGLRVQRVGLDRRDSPVEATTTIYRADRYDIRFTVRRAQP from the coding sequence GTGGCCCGACAGGCCAAGCACGAGGAACTACGGCTGGCGCTGCTGGCCGAGACGGCCGGGGCTCCCCCGCACACCCCGCTTCCCACGGAACGGGAGATCGCCACGGACCACGGCGTCTCGCGCAACACCGTCCGGCAGGCACTGGACGCGCTGGAGGCGGCGGGCAGCGTCTACCGGGTCCAGGGCGCGGGCACGTTCGTCGCGCCGCCCGTCGTCTCCAAGTCGCTCACCCTCACCTCGTTCTCCGAGGACATGCGCGCCCGTGACCTCGCACCGGCCTCGCGGCTGCTGGCGGCCGGGACGGTACGGGCCGGCCGGCAGATCGCCGAGCGGCTCGGCGTGGCCCCCGACTCCGACGTCGTACGCGTCTCCCGGCTGCGGCTGGCGGACGGCTCCCCCATGTGCCTGGAGAACGTGCACTTCCCGGCCGACCGGGTCCCCGGCCTCGTCGACGAGGACCTGACCGGTTCGCTCTACGCCCTGCTCGACGAGCGCTACGGGCTGGACATCCGCTCGGCCGACCAGATCGTCCGCGCCGTCGACCTCGACGAGACCGAGTCGGCCCTGCTGGATGTCCCGCTGGGCAGTTCGGGGCTGCGGGTGCAGCGGGTCGGCCTGGACCGCCGCGACTCCCCCGTCGAGGCGACCACCACGATCTACCGCGCCGACCGCTACGACATCCGCTTCACCGTCCGCAGGGCGCAGCCGTGA